A genomic stretch from Spongiibacter nanhainus includes:
- a CDS encoding rubredoxin — translation MAKYQCPGCEYTYDETKGNDFEGFPAGTKWQDIPEEWSCPDCSVRDKPDFIKIAD, via the coding sequence ATGGCTAAATATCAGTGCCCGGGCTGCGAGTATACCTACGACGAGACAAAGGGAAACGACTTCGAGGGATTTCCTGCCGGTACAAAATGGCAGGACATACCAGAAGAGTGGTCATGCCCCGACTGCTCAGTGAGAGACAAACCGGACTTTATCAAAATAGCTGACTGA
- a CDS encoding rubredoxin, whose product MAKYECIVCGFVYDEDEGLPDDGIPPGTKWEDIPDDWTCYDCSCPKSDFELLE is encoded by the coding sequence ATGGCGAAATACGAATGCATCGTTTGCGGATTTGTATACGACGAAGACGAGGGACTTCCTGACGACGGCATACCTCCAGGCACAAAGTGGGAGGATATTCCCGACGATTGGACCTGCTACGACTGTAGTTGCCCGAAATCTGATTTTGAATTACTAGAATAA